One window of the Acaryochloris sp. CCMEE 5410 genome contains the following:
- a CDS encoding response regulator: protein MEPSKFDPYQLLTELSSSSATGVLKASNGKAVWHIYLNEGDLQYVDCSIQTLAQLSYFLCRQGLDQAYNVLKEMPPATEAGVTTVTKAQGLIQRSMLWLQERHMLDEIQSRQLIEDITQDALETFLWLRQARAVWENGTPSPEWVTTVLGQTPLVDVVDTVRFLKQRMKGWQSCSKEIWSPYQRPYLLDFRHISKPVQGGKLSPEALTKLAQLMSRGFSIRQLSVLLKQDELHIAQLFGPYVEQQVIFLRNPQPPFDQLPRVPGVPKTPTVTQAAQTAQAANRVFKIVCIDDSPTILSEIERFLGNTRYEVTTVDDPIQASSVIFRIKPDLILLDITMPKINGYRLCSLLRSSAVFDETPIIMVTGNTGLIDKARAKLAGATDYFTKPFTQQGLTDVVEKYLTQLNPA from the coding sequence ATGGAACCCTCTAAGTTTGATCCGTATCAGCTGTTAACTGAGTTATCAAGCTCTAGTGCGACGGGCGTACTCAAAGCGAGTAATGGTAAAGCCGTTTGGCACATTTACTTAAATGAGGGGGACCTACAGTATGTAGACTGCTCCATTCAAACCCTGGCCCAACTCAGCTATTTCCTATGCCGACAAGGGTTAGACCAGGCATATAACGTCCTTAAAGAAATGCCACCCGCAACGGAGGCTGGGGTCACAACCGTCACCAAGGCCCAAGGACTCATTCAGCGATCAATGCTCTGGCTGCAGGAACGCCATATGCTAGATGAGATCCAATCCAGACAGCTGATTGAAGATATTACTCAAGATGCATTAGAAACCTTTTTATGGCTGCGTCAAGCCAGAGCCGTTTGGGAAAATGGTACGCCTTCGCCGGAATGGGTGACGACGGTGTTGGGGCAAACGCCTTTAGTGGACGTAGTCGATACGGTTCGCTTCCTCAAGCAACGCATGAAGGGTTGGCAAAGTTGTAGCAAAGAAATTTGGTCACCTTATCAGCGTCCTTACCTATTAGATTTTCGCCATATCAGCAAACCCGTTCAGGGGGGCAAACTGTCCCCGGAAGCGCTGACGAAACTCGCCCAGTTAATGAGTCGAGGATTTAGTATTCGCCAGCTGTCAGTTTTGCTCAAACAAGACGAGCTGCATATTGCTCAGCTCTTTGGTCCCTATGTGGAACAGCAGGTCATTTTTTTACGCAATCCCCAGCCGCCTTTTGACCAACTCCCTCGGGTGCCGGGTGTTCCTAAAACGCCGACCGTAACCCAAGCTGCTCAGACAGCCCAGGCCGCTAATCGCGTCTTTAAGATTGTCTGCATTGACGATAGCCCAACGATTTTGAGTGAGATTGAGCGGTTTTTAGGGAATACTCGATACGAGGTCACAACGGTCGATGACCCGATTCAAGCCTCTTCAGTCATCTTTCGGATCAAGCCCGATCTGATTTTGCTCGATATCACAATGCCCAAAATAAACGGTTACCGTTTGTGCAGTCTGCTCAGAAGTAGTGCCGTCTTTGACGAAACCCCGATCATCATGGTGACGGGAAATACGGGGCTGATTGATAAAGCCCGTGCCAAATTGGCCGGTGCCACCGATTACTTCACCAAACCCTTTACCCAACAAGGTCTCACAGATGTGGTGGAGAAATACCTGACTCAACTCAATCCAGCTTAG
- a CDS encoding DUF2817 domain-containing protein yields the protein MFPSDYWQGRDRFRHAAQSLNCVLETYPIQALGPQDRALSIDVARYGSKSPHTTLLVSSGLHGVEGYCGSAIQWALLTDVLPQLTLPKGVAVLLIHALNPYGFAWNRRCNEDNIDLNRNFLLPGQSFTGSPEAYTQLDSFLNPRQPPTPRDPYTLKLLGYALRYGVSSLKQALPVGQYEFPQGLFFGGQAPAQTQQILASQLPIWLGQTQLIVHLDLHTGLGRWTAPTFLVKPQAHQTDLPWFQQTFTAEGLQILGQQGATYICQGDIGPWCQALMQGRDYRFATVEFGTYPLLPVLKAMRAENQAHWWDEPGASTYAWAKSLLLEANAPTSNEWRQAVVAKGVALIHQAFAGLER from the coding sequence GTGTTCCCTTCTGATTATTGGCAAGGACGCGATCGCTTCCGTCATGCGGCCCAATCCCTAAATTGTGTCCTCGAAACCTATCCCATCCAAGCCCTCGGTCCTCAAGACCGAGCCTTGAGTATTGATGTGGCCCGATATGGGTCTAAATCCCCCCACACCACTTTGCTCGTCTCCAGTGGCTTGCATGGGGTCGAAGGCTATTGCGGATCAGCCATCCAGTGGGCACTGTTGACCGATGTGCTGCCCCAGCTCACCTTGCCAAAAGGGGTGGCAGTACTGTTGATTCATGCTCTCAATCCCTATGGCTTTGCCTGGAATCGTCGCTGCAATGAAGACAATATCGATCTAAATCGTAATTTTCTATTGCCAGGACAATCGTTTACAGGCAGTCCAGAGGCGTATACTCAACTGGATTCTTTTCTGAATCCCCGTCAACCGCCGACCCCACGAGATCCTTATACCCTCAAGCTGTTGGGGTATGCCCTTCGATATGGCGTATCGTCCCTCAAGCAAGCGCTGCCCGTTGGCCAGTATGAGTTTCCCCAGGGCCTCTTTTTTGGGGGGCAAGCCCCTGCCCAGACCCAGCAGATTTTGGCGTCGCAACTTCCCATTTGGTTAGGGCAAACCCAGCTTATTGTTCATCTGGACTTACATACGGGGCTAGGACGATGGACCGCGCCTACGTTCTTAGTGAAGCCTCAAGCCCACCAGACCGATCTGCCCTGGTTTCAACAAACCTTTACGGCGGAAGGTCTGCAAATCCTGGGGCAACAAGGCGCAACCTATATTTGCCAGGGAGATATCGGTCCTTGGTGCCAAGCTTTGATGCAGGGGCGAGACTATCGATTTGCCACGGTGGAATTTGGCACTTATCCGCTATTGCCGGTGCTTAAAGCAATGCGGGCAGAGAATCAGGCCCATTGGTGGGATGAGCCAGGGGCATCTACCTATGCCTGGGCCAAATCGTTACTGCTGGAAGCTAATGCACCTACGAGTAATGAATGGCGTCAAGCCGTTGTTGCTAAAGGCGTGGCTTTGATTCATCAAGCGTTTGCCGGATTAGAAAGATAA
- a CDS encoding BRCT domain-containing protein yields the protein MPELSSILDLRLVLESVGALLLGTATVDTLRQRQRQQQLTSASEEQKRLLTADQTRLQTEQQTLQTDNETLTTALAKAKQVVEAQEQSVDELKQQISQLQQQQRAWADEKQAQDQQQKTLETELETQKAKCQQLQAELDERAATTTELDTLAAAKTQAEVDLRQAQSKMRGLQLQVDTLTQAQQPLQAKVMAAEQTAAAATQAKAQLEQQLAQLTQTQQQDQSQVTQAQATIQRLEQQVASLTTTQKTLENQLQQQSQRDRQRQNLATEVAVLQDQIATLTTQNQSLEDDRVAVQQEKATLTQRLETLTATHDQLATTQAETVQQLAALTQTHQQLEQAHAQLTAELEGLHHAQTDLSTLRQEKQTLESLVAEQKQEIDDLTGRLATAKDLQRQLAEDYETAQTSLSALETQDTDFNTELAADLQDAHAQIQTLQQNLETLTQNNQALLNQVASAPPEQSQALQELEQALQAAQSRNQQQQQQLQDLAQEKESLVTTLQTAQSNATELQQQIASLTQQQQELETSLEQTQTADSSLITELTTNQQQLTTELTDAQELITNLRQQISDLETAQEAQPTSTDLEALTQTNQILSAELSDSQTALTTLRQQLQTLEQQQQRLETEQGEVTNDQAKTIAALESQLQTLQQERETLNQQVAEYQGHLPPLQQQITDLEQQRQTLESVLQGAETQAQDLERQLNTLIQEQTQTQQDLQVQQQQVITLEQRVQALEAEKTQLASALRVAEAAPIPLQDALQEAQTEQTQLEQQLTALTQQNQELQIAVNQASDTSALETELAAVKAEQKRLTAALQAAEAAPIPLQTALQAAQTEKASLEQQLAALTEQNQTLQDSLEQASDTAALETELAAAKAECDRITQAQQTAETTIQTLTAQLKALESLPEQVQSLTQANAQLEADLQQATTITAEMDQLTQAQQDLKAELSQAEEEKLGLRSQLQTLEQQVVDLQSATSSVELEQQLQDLTTDRDQLQHNYDTATAKITTLQQQLQTLEQQAAELPDLGDALPEQMMAAMKEADQQITTLETQVKILKKDKVELEKAMKMARDVVSHFEQQVEKLTQEKQQLEQQFQMSASDDPVATVPAVVPESQPGLPLAGQSFVITGKLAQLSYEQVKTIIQEAGGTINTHPSSKTSYVVVGKDPGNKLKKAEKYSIPQLSEQQLMELLGLDLSA from the coding sequence ATGCCTGAATTGTCTAGTATTCTTGATCTTCGTTTGGTTCTAGAAAGCGTTGGTGCGCTCCTATTGGGGACAGCTACCGTCGATACCCTGCGTCAACGGCAGCGGCAGCAGCAACTCACATCTGCCTCTGAAGAACAAAAACGGTTGCTAACAGCTGACCAAACCCGTCTGCAGACCGAGCAACAAACCCTTCAAACCGATAATGAGACGTTAACCACGGCCCTTGCCAAGGCTAAACAGGTGGTGGAGGCTCAAGAACAGAGCGTTGACGAGTTAAAGCAGCAGATCAGCCAGCTGCAACAGCAGCAACGCGCTTGGGCAGACGAGAAACAAGCCCAAGACCAGCAGCAGAAGACCCTAGAAACTGAACTAGAGACTCAAAAAGCGAAATGCCAACAGCTGCAGGCTGAATTGGATGAGCGGGCTGCTACGACTACGGAATTAGACACTCTCGCTGCTGCGAAGACGCAAGCGGAAGTGGATCTGCGCCAGGCTCAATCTAAAATGCGGGGCTTACAGCTCCAAGTGGATACCCTAACCCAAGCACAACAGCCCTTGCAGGCCAAGGTAATGGCAGCAGAGCAGACAGCCGCTGCCGCTACCCAAGCTAAGGCCCAACTGGAACAGCAGCTTGCCCAGTTGACTCAGACGCAACAGCAAGACCAATCTCAGGTGACGCAAGCCCAGGCAACGATTCAACGCCTTGAACAACAAGTGGCCAGCCTGACCACGACGCAAAAAACTTTAGAAAATCAGCTGCAACAGCAGTCTCAACGGGATCGTCAGCGTCAGAACTTAGCGACGGAAGTGGCTGTACTCCAAGATCAAATTGCGACCCTCACCACCCAAAACCAGAGCCTAGAGGATGATCGAGTTGCTGTCCAGCAGGAGAAAGCCACTCTAACCCAGCGATTAGAGACCCTAACGGCCACCCATGACCAGCTAGCCACCACCCAGGCTGAAACGGTTCAGCAGCTTGCTGCTCTGACTCAAACGCATCAGCAGTTGGAGCAAGCCCATGCTCAGCTAACAGCAGAGCTAGAAGGGCTCCATCATGCGCAGACGGATCTCTCTACCCTTCGTCAAGAAAAACAAACCCTGGAGTCTCTGGTTGCCGAGCAAAAACAGGAAATTGACGATTTAACCGGACGACTGGCCACGGCCAAAGATCTACAACGGCAGTTGGCAGAGGACTATGAAACAGCTCAGACCTCCTTGTCTGCTTTAGAGACCCAAGACACAGACTTCAACACAGAGCTGGCAGCGGATCTCCAAGATGCCCATGCTCAAATCCAGACTCTTCAGCAAAATCTGGAGACCCTGACCCAAAATAATCAGGCTCTGCTGAACCAGGTCGCCTCAGCTCCACCGGAGCAATCCCAAGCCTTACAGGAACTCGAACAAGCCCTGCAAGCTGCCCAATCCAGAAATCAACAGCAACAACAACAGTTGCAGGACCTAGCCCAAGAGAAAGAGTCCCTTGTGACTACCCTGCAAACCGCTCAATCGAACGCCACTGAGCTACAGCAGCAGATTGCATCCTTGACTCAGCAACAGCAGGAATTAGAGACGAGTTTAGAGCAAACCCAAACGGCAGATTCCAGCCTGATTACGGAACTTACTACCAATCAGCAGCAGCTCACCACGGAGCTAACTGATGCTCAAGAACTGATTACCAACCTGCGCCAGCAAATCTCAGATTTGGAAACCGCTCAAGAGGCACAACCCACCAGCACAGATCTTGAAGCCCTGACTCAAACCAATCAAATCCTATCGGCGGAACTGTCAGACTCACAAACAGCATTGACGACCCTACGTCAGCAACTTCAGACTCTGGAGCAGCAACAGCAACGCTTAGAGACTGAGCAAGGTGAAGTTACCAACGACCAGGCCAAAACCATTGCTGCTTTGGAATCCCAACTGCAAACCCTGCAACAAGAACGGGAGACCCTTAATCAGCAGGTGGCGGAATATCAAGGCCATCTTCCTCCTTTGCAACAGCAGATTACGGACTTAGAACAACAGCGACAAACTCTGGAGTCCGTATTACAAGGTGCCGAAACTCAAGCGCAAGACCTGGAACGGCAGCTCAATACCCTGATTCAGGAACAGACCCAAACTCAGCAAGATTTACAGGTTCAGCAGCAGCAGGTCATCACCCTAGAACAACGGGTACAGGCCCTGGAAGCGGAGAAGACTCAATTAGCATCTGCCCTCAGAGTCGCTGAAGCCGCCCCTATCCCTTTGCAGGATGCCTTACAGGAAGCTCAAACGGAACAAACTCAGCTGGAGCAACAGCTGACAGCACTCACCCAGCAGAATCAGGAATTACAAATTGCGGTCAATCAAGCCTCGGATACTTCTGCGTTGGAGACAGAGCTGGCAGCAGTGAAGGCGGAGCAGAAGCGTTTAACGGCAGCCTTACAAGCGGCTGAAGCCGCCCCCATCCCTTTGCAGACAGCTTTACAAGCTGCCCAGACTGAAAAGGCCAGTCTAGAGCAACAGCTCGCAGCACTAACAGAGCAGAATCAGACTCTACAAGATTCTCTAGAACAGGCCTCGGATACTGCAGCTTTGGAGACAGAGTTGGCGGCAGCGAAGGCAGAATGCGATCGCATCACCCAAGCCCAACAGACGGCAGAAACCACCATCCAAACCCTGACCGCCCAACTGAAAGCGCTAGAGTCCCTACCTGAGCAGGTCCAATCCCTGACCCAAGCGAACGCTCAGCTCGAAGCCGACCTCCAGCAGGCCACCACCATAACGGCAGAAATGGACCAGTTAACGCAGGCTCAGCAGGATCTGAAAGCAGAGCTATCGCAAGCTGAGGAAGAGAAACTAGGGTTGCGATCGCAACTCCAAACCTTAGAACAACAGGTGGTGGATCTGCAATCGGCGACATCATCCGTGGAACTAGAACAGCAGCTTCAAGATCTGACGACAGATCGCGATCAGCTTCAGCACAACTACGACACTGCCACGGCTAAAATCACGACCCTACAACAGCAACTCCAAACCTTAGAACAACAGGCTGCTGAGCTACCAGACTTAGGGGATGCCTTGCCCGAACAGATGATGGCAGCCATGAAAGAGGCCGACCAACAGATCACGACCCTAGAAACCCAAGTCAAAATCCTGAAAAAAGACAAGGTAGAGCTGGAAAAAGCGATGAAAATGGCCAGAGACGTCGTCTCGCATTTTGAGCAACAGGTTGAAAAACTCACCCAAGAAAAGCAACAGCTTGAACAACAATTCCAGATGTCTGCCTCAGATGATCCTGTGGCCACGGTCCCAGCAGTTGTCCCTGAATCGCAACCTGGCCTCCCCCTCGCGGGACAAAGTTTTGTTATCACTGGCAAACTGGCCCAGCTCAGTTATGAACAAGTGAAAACAATCATTCAGGAAGCAGGCGGTACTATCAATACCCACCCCAGTTCTAAAACCAGCTATGTCGTCGTCGGCAAAGATCCAGGCAACAAGCTGAAAAAGGCTGAGAAATATAGTATTCCGCAATTATCAGAGCAGCAGTTAATGGAGCTATTGGGGTTAGATCTCTCTGCTTGA
- a CDS encoding DUF3352 domain-containing protein, whose translation MAGYVDITSDSWEKLKDFGTPEAQDLVFGGFDEMTADIKKELAKDKLDYDKDIKPWLGSVMFAAVPASEDTPAPSMLMVIGIKDKVEVLNFANKMKDKEDLEVKETDHKGVKILEIDASGSPSYVAILENHLAMSDNQDVVKKAIDSSKGDPSLASDGETRKILEESLKMDNPVAQIFIPNYGKLITQAAAFNPSNPLPPQLKDQLDQIKSVSVGMGIDNEGVRFRAVTKVNPDSFKWEFKPVPGKIISQFPANTLLSANAGNLSSQWNYALQQLDSVPEFKEGLDEVRQQIRQTTQLDLDKDIIGWMDKEVGLALIPGNQGVLQPVGFGGTLVFKTSDRAKAEATFAKLDDLVKQSNVPVNKSKIGNVDVTQWQFPPTKETLAGHGWIDNETVFFAIGDPIIKVMAKPDKTLDQSEIFKSVTRTLPQSNSGYFFVNMDEANKVILSNPAITSQGLITPEVEAVLKSIRALVLLAPKWISLLTQEMSS comes from the coding sequence ATGGCAGGCTATGTTGATATTACGTCGGATTCTTGGGAGAAACTGAAAGATTTTGGTACTCCCGAAGCTCAAGATCTGGTGTTTGGTGGTTTCGATGAGATGACTGCTGATATCAAAAAAGAGTTAGCAAAAGATAAGCTGGATTACGATAAAGATATCAAGCCTTGGTTGGGTAGTGTGATGTTTGCGGCGGTTCCTGCCAGCGAGGACACACCCGCCCCCAGTATGTTGATGGTCATTGGCATTAAAGACAAAGTAGAAGTCTTAAACTTTGCCAATAAGATGAAAGACAAGGAAGATTTAGAGGTCAAAGAGACTGACCATAAAGGCGTCAAGATTTTAGAAATAGATGCTTCGGGTTCTCCAAGCTATGTGGCGATTCTCGAGAATCACCTGGCTATGTCTGACAATCAAGATGTGGTCAAAAAAGCCATTGATTCATCGAAGGGTGATCCGTCCTTAGCCTCCGATGGTGAGACTCGGAAGATCCTGGAAGAAAGCCTGAAGATGGATAACCCCGTCGCTCAAATCTTCATCCCCAATTATGGGAAATTGATTACCCAGGCGGCAGCGTTTAATCCCAGTAATCCACTTCCTCCTCAGCTGAAAGATCAACTGGATCAAATTAAATCGGTGTCAGTTGGCATGGGCATTGACAATGAAGGCGTTCGGTTCCGAGCGGTAACCAAGGTCAATCCCGATTCCTTTAAGTGGGAATTCAAGCCAGTTCCAGGCAAAATTATTTCCCAATTCCCGGCCAATACCCTGTTATCGGCCAATGCTGGTAATCTGAGCAGTCAGTGGAATTACGCCCTCCAACAGCTAGACAGTGTGCCTGAATTTAAAGAAGGCTTAGATGAAGTCCGACAGCAGATTCGTCAAACCACCCAGCTGGATTTAGATAAAGACATTATTGGCTGGATGGATAAAGAAGTGGGATTAGCTCTTATTCCAGGCAATCAAGGCGTCTTGCAACCTGTCGGTTTTGGCGGAACCTTAGTGTTCAAGACGAGCGATCGTGCCAAAGCTGAGGCAACCTTTGCCAAACTGGATGACTTGGTTAAGCAAAGCAATGTCCCAGTCAATAAAAGCAAAATTGGCAATGTTGATGTGACCCAATGGCAGTTTCCACCCACCAAAGAGACCCTAGCTGGTCATGGTTGGATTGATAATGAAACCGTATTCTTTGCCATTGGTGACCCCATCATTAAGGTCATGGCCAAACCGGATAAAACGTTGGATCAGAGTGAGATCTTTAAGTCTGTCACTCGAACCTTACCCCAGTCCAATTCTGGTTATTTCTTCGTCAATATGGATGAAGCAAACAAGGTGATTTTGAGCAATCCAGCCATTACCAGTCAAGGTCTAATTACGCCTGAAGTTGAAGCGGTTCTCAAATCCATTCGGGCATTGGTGTTGCTAGCACCCAAATGGATAAGTCTACTTACACAGGAGATGTCCTCTTAG
- a CDS encoding DapH/DapD/GlmU-related protein produces MKAIEAPTRIQKQALSKQLSNSNVPLLERYQKKSIGDTDFTRLVKYELFQLLFCNLPGILGYACRKLGYPSLFKQVGKSIIWGRGLTIRHPKFISLGNRVAIDDGVLLDASGAGEEGITIEDDVIISRNCVIQGKTATVSIGKNTDIGCNTILSSGGGIQIGNFDLIGGNCYIGGGRYLNDRLDVPMLEQGVYTRGPVIIEDDVWLGAGTTVLDGVKIGKGCIVGAGAVVTKDLPAYAIAAGVPAKVIKMREGISLDEPREVRSKIIPDLLLRGVNWNCLLFHSHYLCCNDPPP; encoded by the coding sequence ATGAAAGCTATAGAAGCCCCAACGCGTATTCAAAAGCAAGCATTATCTAAGCAGTTGAGTAATAGTAATGTCCCCTTGTTAGAACGCTATCAAAAGAAATCTATTGGGGATACTGATTTCACTCGACTCGTGAAATATGAGCTATTTCAATTGCTGTTCTGTAACCTACCTGGAATTTTAGGCTACGCCTGCCGTAAGCTTGGCTATCCATCATTATTTAAGCAGGTCGGCAAAAGTATTATTTGGGGAAGAGGATTAACGATACGTCATCCTAAATTTATTAGTTTGGGGAATCGTGTGGCAATTGATGATGGTGTATTACTCGATGCCAGTGGTGCCGGAGAAGAAGGCATTACCATCGAAGACGATGTCATCATTTCACGCAACTGTGTGATCCAAGGAAAAACAGCAACTGTTTCGATTGGTAAGAACACCGATATTGGCTGTAATACCATCCTGTCATCGGGCGGGGGGATTCAGATTGGAAATTTTGACCTCATTGGAGGCAATTGCTACATTGGCGGGGGCCGTTACTTGAATGATAGGCTCGATGTCCCTATGTTAGAGCAGGGGGTGTATACACGTGGCCCAGTCATTATTGAAGATGATGTTTGGCTAGGCGCTGGCACTACTGTACTAGACGGGGTCAAGATTGGTAAAGGCTGCATTGTAGGAGCAGGTGCAGTGGTCACCAAAGATTTACCCGCATATGCGATCGCAGCTGGCGTACCCGCTAAAGTGATCAAAATGCGGGAAGGTATCAGTCTTGATGAGCCTCGAGAGGTGAGATCAAAAATCATTCCGGACCTGCTTTTAAGAGGAGTGAATTGGAACTGTCTACTCTTTCATAGCCACTATTTGTGTTGCAATGACCCACCACCCTGA
- a CDS encoding M15 family metallopeptidase: MKGFQKIFGQFQFVVISLLTTAVIVWLAASLQLVPADSPVSQEQSPQPSAQSPGETSQPLPPATSRPPSPLYESLPSISNAPSPAKAPATPAASAPNNYYGHLSYAENEDNRLVNVGEFVRGTYRRSEYLDQEAAAAFTQLVNAAADANLTLQPISGFRSVNDQKELFDKQVQKLGSVEAATKLSAPPGFSEHHTGYAIDIGDRNQPEKDLKVAFEDTTAYEWLTNNARNYGFELSFPRNNAQGVNFEPWHWRYIGTSRAAVQFASARNL, encoded by the coding sequence ATGAAAGGGTTCCAAAAAATTTTCGGCCAGTTCCAGTTTGTGGTGATCAGCCTTTTGACCACAGCGGTGATTGTCTGGCTGGCGGCTAGCCTTCAACTGGTCCCCGCTGATTCACCTGTCTCGCAAGAGCAGTCACCCCAACCCTCTGCTCAATCTCCTGGCGAAACATCCCAACCATTGCCCCCTGCAACAAGCCGCCCCCCATCTCCCCTGTATGAAAGCTTGCCCTCCATCTCGAATGCTCCCTCTCCAGCTAAGGCTCCAGCAACTCCGGCCGCTTCTGCACCTAACAATTACTATGGTCATCTCTCCTATGCTGAGAATGAAGATAACCGACTGGTAAACGTTGGAGAGTTTGTGCGAGGGACGTATCGTCGGTCTGAGTATTTGGATCAAGAAGCAGCGGCAGCCTTTACCCAATTGGTTAATGCCGCTGCTGATGCCAATCTCACGCTTCAACCTATCTCTGGGTTTCGCTCAGTGAATGACCAAAAAGAGCTGTTCGATAAACAAGTGCAAAAGCTAGGGAGTGTAGAAGCAGCCACCAAGCTTAGTGCTCCGCCTGGATTTAGTGAGCATCACACCGGATATGCGATCGATATTGGCGATCGCAACCAGCCGGAAAAAGATCTCAAGGTGGCTTTTGAAGACACAACGGCCTATGAGTGGTTAACCAATAATGCCAGGAACTATGGATTTGAACTCTCATTTCCCCGAAATAACGCCCAAGGAGTTAACTTTGAGCCTTGGCATTGGCGATATATTGGAACTTCAAGGGCGGCAGTACAGTTTGCGAGTGCTCGCAATCTTTAA